From Thiohalorhabdus denitrificans, the proteins below share one genomic window:
- the dapE gene encoding succinyl-diaminopimelate desuccinylase gives MTDAVTQLTRELIAIPSVTPDDGAGQAPLRDRLAPLGFQLEDMSEGNVANLYARYGNQGPVVAFAGHTDVVPTGAEEDWTHPPFSPTASGAYLYGRGAADMKGSLAAFTVAVERFLARHPEPQGSIALLITGDEEGPAVHGTPVMVRRLAERDEMPDYCLVGEPSCSERLGDTVKNGRRGSLTGEMVVLGTQGHVAYPHKADNPVHRALPALQELVETEWDAGNAYFPPTSFQIPNVRAGTGAHNVIPGTLDVQFNFRYSTERTKDDLKAQVHEILDRHGLRYDLHWHENGDPFLTEPGPLVNALTESIRAATGVDTHLSTAGGTSDGRFIAPHGVQVAEFGPLNDTIHQVDERVAMEDLERLAEIYEGVLERLLTET, from the coding sequence TTGACGGACGCCGTTACCCAGCTCACCCGCGAACTCATCGCCATCCCCTCGGTGACCCCGGACGACGGGGCCGGCCAGGCGCCCCTGCGCGACCGGCTGGCCCCGTTGGGGTTCCAACTGGAGGACATGAGCGAGGGCAACGTGGCCAACCTCTACGCCCGCTACGGGAACCAGGGGCCGGTAGTGGCCTTCGCCGGCCACACGGACGTGGTGCCCACCGGCGCCGAGGAGGACTGGACCCACCCGCCCTTCTCCCCCACCGCCTCCGGGGCCTACCTGTACGGGCGCGGCGCGGCGGACATGAAGGGCTCCCTGGCCGCCTTCACGGTAGCGGTGGAGCGGTTCCTGGCCCGCCACCCGGAGCCCCAAGGCTCCATCGCCCTCCTCATCACCGGCGACGAGGAGGGCCCCGCCGTTCACGGCACGCCGGTGATGGTGCGCCGGCTCGCCGAGCGCGACGAAATGCCCGACTACTGCCTGGTGGGCGAGCCCTCCTGCAGCGAGCGGCTGGGGGACACGGTGAAGAACGGCCGGCGGGGGTCGCTGACCGGGGAGATGGTGGTCCTCGGCACCCAGGGCCACGTGGCCTACCCCCACAAGGCGGACAACCCGGTCCACCGGGCCCTGCCCGCCCTGCAGGAGCTGGTGGAGACCGAATGGGACGCGGGCAACGCCTACTTCCCGCCCACCAGCTTCCAGATCCCCAACGTCCGCGCCGGCACCGGCGCCCACAACGTCATTCCTGGCACGCTGGACGTCCAGTTCAACTTCCGCTACTCCACCGAGCGCACCAAGGACGACCTCAAGGCCCAGGTCCACGAGATCCTGGACCGCCACGGCCTGCGCTACGACCTGCACTGGCACGAAAACGGCGACCCCTTCCTCACCGAGCCCGGCCCGCTGGTCAACGCCCTCACCGAGAGCATCCGCGCGGCCACGGGGGTCGACACCCACCTCTCCACCGCCGGCGGCACCAGCGACGGCCGCTTCATCGCCCCGCACGGCGTCCAGGTGGCGGAGTTCGGTCCGCTCAACGACACCATCCACCAGGTGGACGAGCGGGTGGCCATGGAGGACCTGGAGCGGTTGGCGGAGATCTACGAAGGGGTGCTGGAGCGGCTGCTGACGGAAACGTAG
- a CDS encoding RHS repeat-associated core domain-containing protein translates to MMDGRIARKGLGAGVLLALSAVSGSAWGAEAATTEEMDSPNFGQHIETQEDLKIKVLGGYVRMKRTWVQGQWEFNRRWKGLSAGFSSGDKYAPGVSPEKPGTPEILIRNGSEYEENGDHFVPEKDPTKRIVPLENGGYRWEDTAGNWIRYNAERRAVAYGNSNDIQVTLERDNDGRLLHVLDHHGNRVLTFSYNTDDRLTLVEDRAGRTVRYAYTDTTYDHGPKLAEVTDVRGNTWSYEYSGDRLSAKTDPKGRTTELEYNPNGTLKGETTPGGFTVQTSYDHDPAEGAFVKREESPEGLVTETTYNKDGDLIRIRKNGELVREHRYGDRKKITIDAAGNRTVREYDEWDNLIRVTHPDGSSQRYEYRAGTDLRTREVDELGNVTRYEYDADGNRTRVVEAVGTEAERETSYEYDQYNRVTTVTRGGDAVAEDATIRLEYDQYGNVIRRTGPEGGVQKFSHNVLGQVTKRVDARGETWTKRYDAAGNLIEEADPLGNATTYEYDAVGNRIALTDPLGNSFSFEYNADDRRVAMTDPLGATIRLAYDRSGRLTNITDPSGVSQDLKYDSLGRLTKVIDGAGNATTYGYDQTHTGNPRLRSSTNYPTYAAKFSYDSRGRRTQTIKAEGSTLEQVIRKSFDAGGRVVAETDPKGRTTRFEYDPLGRLTKKIDPAGGVTRFAYDSHDNLLKVTNARGVAIRRFQYDLAGRRTAILWPDGDTVQYRYDNAGNLVEKINARGQAIRHTYDAAGRRVKSTYHTDPSASPDRTVAFTYDADGRMTGYSGSVTTGTYTYDSAGRRIGATVDYGDFTKSYSYTYYVNGKIKSFTAPDGTTYNYRYDDANRLKGIMIPGLGEITYHDYQWMRPTRIMRPGGGVEEHFFDRMMRLGKIRALDPAGNPLLDFEYTYDAAGNLTEKITEHGDYNYSYSSLDQLIQAKTPDPLPDEAYTYDAVGNRKTYSHTTGEWIYNESDQLVDYGEFEQEFDADGNLVQTTNTETGEVTKYQYNVAGRLASVKKDGEKIASYSYDPFGRRIKKKTVNGLKLYVYSKKGLIAETDGGGEVQKSYGYQPEGEWTTNPQFMKKSGNYFFYINDHSGVPQKLVDVKGGIVWSAKYGSFGERVASINEISNNLSFPGHYKDDETGLYYNFHRFYNSSTGRYLTRDPLRAGRNSYSYAEGNPVTGVDPLGLVTWKGSRVQVSVSWLYAGATGSIFDLWAAVCKDCEKKAEATVLAIGAGINSSRKVVELSGSNGVTLQDGLKCPDPDVLSGVYAELAAGVYAGRASAGASYLRLGGASKGVNFSISDGSNTESKSYDENDESGSVGAYATGYIGKSTIVDSNIESLDCCD, encoded by the coding sequence ATGATGGACGGGCGGATCGCGCGGAAGGGGCTCGGGGCCGGGGTCCTACTGGCTTTGAGTGCGGTATCCGGAAGCGCCTGGGGTGCAGAGGCCGCAACCACCGAAGAAATGGACTCTCCAAACTTCGGGCAGCACATCGAAACGCAGGAGGACCTCAAGATAAAGGTCCTTGGCGGCTATGTGCGCATGAAGCGGACCTGGGTTCAGGGTCAATGGGAGTTCAACCGGCGCTGGAAAGGGCTGTCAGCCGGTTTTTCTTCCGGGGACAAATACGCGCCGGGAGTGAGCCCGGAAAAACCGGGAACCCCTGAAATCTTAATTCGGAACGGGAGCGAATACGAGGAAAACGGGGACCATTTCGTTCCGGAAAAAGACCCAACCAAGCGCATCGTTCCCCTGGAAAACGGAGGCTACCGCTGGGAGGACACGGCGGGCAACTGGATCCGCTACAACGCCGAACGGCGGGCCGTCGCCTACGGCAATTCCAACGATATACAGGTTACCCTCGAGCGCGACAACGATGGCCGACTACTCCATGTTCTTGACCACCACGGCAACCGGGTCCTCACTTTTTCCTACAACACCGACGACCGCCTGACCCTGGTGGAGGATAGAGCAGGGCGAACCGTACGTTATGCCTACACCGATACCACATACGACCACGGCCCCAAGCTCGCCGAGGTAACCGACGTCCGCGGCAACACCTGGAGCTACGAGTATTCCGGTGATCGCCTTTCCGCCAAGACCGATCCCAAGGGCCGCACCACCGAGCTCGAATACAATCCCAACGGCACCCTCAAGGGCGAGACCACCCCGGGTGGCTTTACGGTGCAGACGAGCTACGACCATGACCCCGCCGAGGGTGCGTTCGTCAAACGGGAAGAGAGTCCGGAAGGGCTGGTTACCGAGACCACCTACAACAAAGACGGTGATCTCATCCGCATCCGGAAGAACGGCGAGCTGGTGCGCGAGCACCGCTACGGGGACCGCAAGAAGATCACCATCGACGCGGCCGGCAACCGCACCGTTCGCGAGTATGACGAGTGGGACAACCTGATCCGAGTTACCCACCCGGATGGTTCCAGCCAGCGCTACGAGTACCGGGCGGGGACTGACCTTCGGACCAGGGAGGTGGACGAGCTCGGCAATGTCACACGCTACGAATACGACGCCGACGGAAACCGGACACGGGTCGTGGAGGCGGTGGGGACCGAGGCCGAGCGGGAAACTTCCTACGAATACGACCAGTACAACAGAGTAACTACTGTCACGCGTGGAGGTGACGCCGTAGCCGAGGACGCAACCATCCGGCTGGAATACGACCAGTACGGCAATGTCATCAGGCGTACCGGGCCCGAGGGCGGGGTTCAAAAGTTCAGCCATAACGTGCTGGGACAGGTGACCAAGCGGGTGGATGCCCGGGGCGAGACCTGGACCAAGCGCTACGATGCTGCCGGTAATCTTATTGAGGAGGCCGATCCCCTAGGTAACGCAACCACCTACGAATACGACGCGGTGGGCAACCGAATCGCCTTAACCGATCCTCTAGGTAATTCTTTTTCTTTTGAGTACAACGCAGACGATCGTCGAGTGGCCATGACGGATCCACTGGGCGCCACCATTCGCTTGGCCTATGACCGGAGCGGTCGGCTAACTAATATTACGGATCCTTCCGGGGTGAGCCAGGACTTAAAGTATGATTCTTTGGGTCGGTTGACCAAAGTGATTGATGGTGCGGGAAATGCCACAACTTATGGTTACGATCAAACCCATACGGGCAATCCTCGGCTACGAAGCTCAACGAATTATCCAACCTATGCTGCTAAGTTCTCCTACGATTCCAGAGGACGGAGAACTCAGACTATCAAGGCGGAGGGCTCCACCCTGGAGCAGGTAATAAGGAAGAGCTTTGACGCTGGGGGGCGAGTTGTGGCCGAGACAGATCCCAAAGGCCGGACAACTCGGTTTGAATATGACCCCCTTGGCCGTCTGACCAAGAAGATCGATCCTGCTGGAGGTGTTACCAGGTTCGCTTACGACAGTCATGACAACCTACTTAAAGTAACGAATGCCCGTGGGGTTGCTATCCGCCGTTTTCAGTATGACTTAGCAGGGCGCCGCACTGCCATACTCTGGCCGGATGGGGACACTGTCCAATACCGATACGACAATGCTGGAAATCTGGTGGAGAAGATCAACGCCAGGGGCCAGGCCATTCGCCATACCTATGACGCTGCGGGTCGGCGGGTGAAGAGTACCTACCACACCGATCCATCCGCTAGCCCAGACCGCACCGTCGCCTTCACCTACGACGCCGACGGCCGGATGACTGGCTACAGCGGCAGTGTCACCACAGGAACCTACACCTACGACAGCGCCGGGCGGCGTATCGGCGCCACTGTCGATTACGGCGATTTCACCAAGAGTTACAGCTACACCTACTACGTTAACGGCAAGATAAAGTCCTTCACCGCACCCGACGGCACCACCTACAACTATCGCTATGACGACGCTAACCGCTTAAAAGGGATCATGATTCCCGGCCTCGGTGAGATTACTTACCACGATTACCAGTGGATGCGGCCTACTCGCATAATGCGGCCAGGCGGCGGGGTGGAGGAGCATTTCTTCGACCGCATGATGCGGCTGGGAAAAATCCGAGCTCTGGATCCCGCCGGCAATCCGCTATTGGACTTTGAGTATACCTACGATGCCGCCGGCAATCTTACCGAGAAGATTACGGAGCATGGCGACTACAACTATAGCTACAGTTCGTTAGATCAGCTCATTCAGGCCAAAACTCCCGATCCCTTACCAGACGAGGCCTATACCTATGATGCTGTGGGAAACCGCAAAACCTACAGCCATACAACCGGGGAATGGATATACAACGAGTCCGACCAATTGGTTGACTACGGAGAATTCGAACAGGAATTCGATGCCGACGGCAACTTGGTTCAAACAACTAATACCGAAACCGGGGAGGTGACTAAATACCAGTATAACGTGGCAGGCAGATTGGCAAGTGTGAAGAAAGATGGTGAAAAAATAGCTTCTTATTCCTATGACCCTTTTGGGCGACGTATCAAAAAGAAAACTGTAAATGGTTTGAAATTATATGTTTATTCCAAGAAAGGGCTTATAGCTGAAACTGATGGAGGCGGTGAGGTTCAAAAAAGCTATGGATATCAACCGGAAGGGGAGTGGACAACCAATCCTCAATTTATGAAAAAGTCCGGAAATTACTTTTTCTATATAAACGATCATTCGGGGGTTCCCCAGAAATTGGTGGATGTAAAAGGTGGAATTGTTTGGTCGGCAAAATATGGATCTTTTGGGGAAAGAGTTGCTTCAATAAATGAAATTTCCAACAACCTATCTTTTCCGGGACATTATAAAGATGATGAAACCGGGTTATATTATAACTTTCATCGTTTTTATAATTCTTCAACGGGACGATACTTGACCAGGGACCCTCTTCGGGCAGGAAGGAACTCTTACTCCTATGCAGAGGGTAATCCGGTTACTGGGGTTGATCCGCTTGGATTGGTAACCTGGAAAGGAAGCAGAGTACAGGTTAGCGTCTCTTGGCTTTATGCAGGAGCAACGGGCAGCATTTTCGATTTATGGGCTGCTGTTTGCAAAGACTGTGAAAAGAAAGCCGAGGCCACTGTCTTAGCGATCGGGGCGGGAATTAACTCATCAAGGAAGGTCGTTGAACTTTCTGGTTCAAATGGTGTTACTCTGCAAGACGGCCTTAAATGCCCAGATCCAGACGTCCTTTCTGGGGTCTATGCAGAACTGGCGGCCGGGGTATATGCGGGGAGAGCTAGTGCTGGAGCCTCCTATCTTAGACTTGGGGGGGCCTCAAAGGGAGTTAATTTCAGTATTAGTGATGGCAGTAATACTGAAAGCAAGTCCTATGATGAAAATGACGAATCAGGAAGTGTTGGCGCTTACGCGACCGGGTATATAGGGAAATCAACAATTGTCGATTCAAATATTGAAAGTTTAGATTGCTGTGATTAG
- a CDS encoding Ig-like domain-containing protein — MFPKKVVISLACFLGLLTQVGQALAQESLCAQVKLQIEQELTLERQAFEAHMRINNGLDTDPLENVAVSVQFTDKDGNPVVASSDPDSEDATFFIRQDSLDGIDAVDGTGTVMPSTSADIHWQIIPSPGAAGQVSDGKLFFVGATLEYDLAGEHHETDVAPDSITVKPLPLLTLDYFLKEQVYADDPFTEEEEPAEPFTLGVRIRNNGSGPAESVSIDSAQPEIVANEQGLDISFEILESYIQNEPAEPTLLLDFGRIPAGEAMVGRWRMVTDLSGRFTDFDASFSHSDELGGSLTSVIDAVNTHFLVRDVLVDLSGRDAVRDFLARDGDFLTVYESNGTDSEVADLSADAALERTKEDGDRVHHRFTVPEQDGFIHARVRDPYLGQKEIEAVYRSDGKEINARNAWLARERNDDLTWDYGLHLFDANTTGSYTVVMKAPDIGPVAPEIAYIPPQVVVETETLAFGVEAADANGDPITLSVDNLPEGAGFTDNGDGTGTFEWTPELGQQGTYNVTFRASDGELESTRSAPIEVRWIHDRDGDGMKDEWELEHFGTLDRDGTGDYDGDGYTDLEEYEEGMDPTRPPGPGEPEPKAPEAGSEVTTQTPELTLINSEHSDLFDVTYEFEVYADAEMSERVAHVLDVPEAEETTSWTVSPALTDNHWFHWRARAFGADIHSEWVGGTFFVNTENDAPGEFAISGPADGTFVDTFTPVLEVTNSTDVDEDALTYDFAVYVDEALTQEVAATTGVSEGDEGTTAWTVPDELTENTWYHWRATAVDEHGAETAGPVGGFFVNTRNDAPTAPAIEAPVDGVEVTTLDVDLLARDAEDPEMEPVTYHFQLDRTATFDSDAKRTSGGIPEGDRGTAAWPVSGLADNTEYFWRVKASDGEVDSPWTAGSFFVNQFNDPPTVPTPANPGQGGWVGTLQPTLQVNPSRDVDRDELHYEFELYAPAKKGGLGERLAAGESGEESWRIDSPVPESGWYYWRARAVDEHGLASDWMDFVVFYADADGVNDEPVMRLHKVKYDLPGTVGGGNNGNGQRPGDGRGKQPMPEEEPEEPAEREEDEAPTKEPGAPDKNHALLHWYDRDPDSNATIDHYYDRDGNGGGRGVIVEGLKEDPDGRGDRYLWDLSGLEDGVYFPYAVIDDGNTRKEVRAPNEVVIGDGGGQPFIRLKGPNGAQEKEPGDRVHIRWKDLDADDNARITLSYRPVGGEPGEETVIVGGLEEDPDRQGDSYKWRLPDLPAGKYRIVARITDGKREMTDASDGYVEVPGAEE; from the coding sequence ATGTTTCCCAAAAAGGTGGTCATTTCGCTTGCCTGCTTCCTGGGCCTCCTCACCCAGGTTGGGCAGGCCCTTGCCCAGGAATCCCTTTGCGCCCAGGTCAAGCTCCAGATTGAGCAGGAACTCACTCTGGAGCGGCAGGCCTTTGAAGCGCACATGCGCATCAACAACGGGCTGGACACGGATCCACTGGAGAACGTTGCCGTTTCCGTCCAATTCACCGATAAGGATGGCAACCCCGTTGTAGCGTCCTCCGATCCGGACAGCGAAGACGCCACTTTCTTTATCCGCCAGGATTCCCTGGACGGCATCGACGCGGTGGACGGCACGGGCACGGTCATGCCGTCCACTTCCGCGGACATCCACTGGCAGATCATTCCCTCGCCCGGGGCGGCGGGGCAGGTCTCCGACGGCAAGCTCTTCTTCGTCGGGGCCACCCTGGAATACGACCTTGCCGGCGAGCATCACGAGACCGACGTCGCCCCCGATTCCATCACCGTCAAGCCGCTGCCCCTGCTGACTCTGGATTACTTCCTCAAGGAGCAGGTCTACGCCGACGATCCCTTCACCGAGGAGGAGGAGCCGGCCGAGCCCTTCACCCTGGGGGTGCGCATCCGCAACAACGGCAGCGGCCCCGCGGAGTCGGTTTCCATCGACTCCGCCCAGCCCGAGATCGTGGCCAACGAGCAGGGCCTGGACATCAGCTTCGAGATCCTGGAGAGCTACATCCAGAACGAGCCCGCCGAGCCGACCCTCCTGCTGGACTTCGGCCGCATCCCCGCCGGCGAGGCCATGGTGGGGCGCTGGCGCATGGTGACCGACCTCTCCGGGCGCTTCACCGATTTCGACGCCTCCTTCAGCCACTCTGACGAGCTGGGCGGCTCGCTGACCTCCGTCATCGACGCCGTCAACACCCATTTCCTGGTGCGCGATGTCCTGGTGGATCTGTCCGGGCGGGACGCCGTGCGGGACTTTCTGGCCCGGGACGGCGATTTCCTGACCGTGTACGAGTCCAACGGCACCGACAGCGAGGTGGCGGACCTCTCCGCCGACGCCGCCCTGGAGCGCACCAAGGAGGACGGCGACCGGGTCCATCACCGCTTCACCGTCCCCGAGCAGGACGGCTTCATCCACGCCCGGGTCCGGGACCCCTATCTGGGTCAGAAGGAGATCGAGGCGGTCTACCGCTCCGACGGTAAGGAGATCAACGCGCGCAACGCCTGGCTCGCCCGGGAGCGCAACGACGATCTGACCTGGGACTACGGCCTTCACCTCTTCGACGCCAACACCACCGGCTCCTACACGGTGGTGATGAAGGCCCCGGACATCGGGCCGGTGGCCCCGGAGATCGCCTACATCCCCCCTCAGGTGGTGGTGGAGACCGAAACGCTGGCCTTTGGCGTGGAGGCCGCCGACGCCAACGGCGACCCCATCACCCTGTCCGTGGACAATCTTCCCGAAGGGGCCGGATTCACCGACAACGGCGACGGCACCGGCACCTTCGAGTGGACTCCGGAGCTGGGCCAGCAGGGCACCTACAACGTTACCTTCCGCGCCTCCGACGGCGAGCTGGAAAGCACCCGGTCCGCCCCCATCGAGGTGCGCTGGATTCACGACCGCGACGGCGACGGCATGAAGGACGAGTGGGAGCTGGAGCACTTCGGCACCCTCGACCGGGACGGCACCGGCGACTACGACGGCGACGGCTACACCGACCTGGAGGAGTACGAGGAGGGCATGGATCCCACCCGGCCCCCCGGACCGGGTGAGCCCGAGCCCAAGGCCCCGGAGGCGGGCAGCGAGGTCACCACGCAGACCCCGGAGCTGACCCTGATCAACAGCGAGCACTCCGACCTGTTCGACGTCACCTACGAGTTCGAGGTGTACGCCGACGCCGAGATGTCCGAGCGCGTCGCCCATGTCCTCGACGTCCCCGAGGCCGAGGAAACCACTTCCTGGACGGTGTCCCCCGCGCTTACGGACAACCACTGGTTCCACTGGCGGGCGCGGGCCTTTGGCGCGGACATCCACAGCGAATGGGTGGGCGGCACCTTCTTCGTCAACACGGAGAACGACGCGCCCGGGGAGTTCGCCATCAGCGGCCCGGCGGACGGCACCTTCGTGGACACCTTTACCCCCGTGCTGGAGGTGACCAACAGCACCGACGTGGACGAGGACGCTCTCACCTACGACTTCGCCGTCTACGTCGACGAGGCGCTGACGCAGGAGGTCGCTGCCACCACCGGCGTGTCCGAGGGGGACGAGGGCACCACCGCCTGGACGGTGCCCGACGAGCTGACGGAGAACACCTGGTACCACTGGCGCGCCACCGCCGTGGACGAGCACGGCGCGGAGACCGCCGGCCCCGTGGGGGGTTTCTTCGTCAACACCCGCAACGACGCCCCCACGGCGCCCGCCATCGAGGCGCCTGTCGACGGCGTTGAGGTGACGACCCTGGATGTGGACCTGCTGGCGCGCGACGCTGAGGATCCGGAGATGGAGCCGGTGACGTACCACTTCCAGCTGGACCGGACGGCCACCTTTGACAGCGACGCCAAGCGGACCTCGGGCGGCATCCCCGAAGGGGACCGGGGCACGGCCGCCTGGCCGGTGTCCGGGCTGGCGGACAACACCGAGTATTTCTGGCGGGTCAAGGCCTCCGACGGCGAGGTCGACAGCCCCTGGACCGCCGGCAGCTTCTTCGTCAACCAGTTCAACGATCCGCCCACCGTGCCCACCCCGGCCAACCCGGGGCAGGGCGGCTGGGTGGGCACCCTCCAGCCCACCCTGCAGGTGAACCCCTCCAGGGACGTGGACCGGGACGAGCTGCACTACGAGTTCGAGCTCTACGCCCCGGCCAAGAAGGGCGGCCTGGGCGAGCGGCTGGCCGCCGGGGAATCCGGGGAGGAATCCTGGCGGATCGACAGCCCCGTCCCCGAGAGCGGCTGGTACTACTGGCGGGCCCGGGCCGTGGACGAGCACGGCCTGGCCTCGGACTGGATGGACTTCGTGGTGTTCTACGCCGACGCCGATGGGGTCAACGACGAGCCGGTCATGCGGCTGCACAAGGTGAAGTACGACCTGCCCGGGACCGTGGGCGGTGGCAACAACGGCAACGGCCAGCGTCCCGGGGACGGCCGGGGCAAGCAGCCCATGCCGGAGGAAGAACCCGAGGAGCCGGCCGAGCGGGAGGAGGACGAAGCCCCGACTAAGGAGCCCGGCGCGCCCGACAAGAACCACGCCCTGCTCCACTGGTACGACCGCGACCCGGACAGCAATGCCACCATCGACCACTACTACGATCGGGACGGAAACGGCGGCGGCCGCGGCGTGATCGTGGAGGGCCTGAAGGAGGATCCGGACGGGCGGGGCGACCGCTACCTGTGGGACCTCTCGGGCCTGGAGGACGGCGTCTACTTCCCCTACGCGGTGATCGACGACGGCAACACCCGCAAGGAGGTTCGCGCCCCCAACGAGGTGGTCATCGGCGACGGCGGCGGCCAGCCGTTCATCCGCCTGAAAGGCCCCAACGGCGCCCAGGAGAAGGAGCCCGGCGACCGCGTCCACATCCGCTGGAAGGATCTGGACGCCGACGACAACGCCCGGATCACCCTGAGCTACCGGCCGGTGGGCGGCGAGCCCGGGGAGGAAACGGTGATCGTCGGCGGCCTGGAGGAAGACCCCGACCGCCAGGGCGACAGCTACAAGTGGCGGTTGCCGGATCTCCCCGCCGGTAAGTACCGCATCGTCGCCCGCATCACCGACGGCAAGCGGGAGATGACCGATGCGTCCGACGGCTATGTGGAGGTTCCGGGCGCGGAGGAATAA
- the dapD gene encoding 2,3,4,5-tetrahydropyridine-2,6-dicarboxylate N-succinyltransferase, with product MDNLKQTIEAAFERRADITPDNVDPETFKAVEEAIGLLDRGEARVAEKSGGEWVVNEWLKKAVLVSFRIHGNRVMRGGETHYYDKVPLKYGEYGQSDFEAQGARVVPPATVRRGTFIAPSAVLMPSYCNIGAYVDEGTMVDTWATVGSCAQIGKNVHISGGAGIGGVLEPLQANPVIIEDEVFIGARSEVAEGVIVEEGSVLSMGVYLGQSTRILNRETGEVLKGRVPANSVVVPGTMPSSDGTHSLYCAVIVKQVDAGTRAKTSVNELLRDA from the coding sequence ATGGACAATCTGAAGCAGACCATCGAGGCGGCCTTCGAGCGCCGTGCTGATATCACCCCCGATAACGTGGACCCCGAGACCTTCAAGGCCGTGGAGGAGGCCATCGGCCTGCTCGACCGCGGCGAGGCCCGGGTGGCCGAGAAATCGGGCGGCGAGTGGGTGGTCAACGAGTGGCTGAAGAAGGCCGTGCTGGTGTCCTTCCGCATCCACGGCAACCGCGTCATGCGCGGCGGCGAGACCCACTACTACGACAAGGTGCCGCTGAAGTACGGCGAGTACGGCCAGAGCGACTTCGAGGCCCAGGGCGCCCGCGTGGTGCCGCCCGCCACCGTGCGGCGCGGAACCTTCATCGCCCCCTCGGCGGTGCTCATGCCCTCCTACTGCAACATCGGCGCCTACGTGGACGAGGGCACCATGGTGGATACCTGGGCCACCGTCGGCTCCTGCGCGCAGATCGGCAAGAACGTGCACATCTCCGGCGGCGCCGGCATCGGCGGCGTTCTGGAGCCCCTGCAGGCCAACCCCGTGATCATCGAGGACGAAGTGTTCATCGGCGCCCGCTCCGAGGTGGCCGAGGGCGTGATCGTCGAGGAAGGCTCGGTGCTGTCCATGGGCGTCTACCTCGGCCAGTCCACCCGGATCCTCAACCGCGAGACCGGCGAGGTCCTCAAGGGCCGCGTACCGGCCAACTCCGTGGTGGTCCCGGGCACCATGCCCTCCTCCGACGGCACCCACAGCCTCTACTGCGCGGTGATCGTCAAGCAGGTGGACGCCGGCACCCGGGCCAAGACCTCCGTCAACGAGCTGCTGCGGGACGCCTGA